The following proteins are co-located in the Piscirickettsia litoralis genome:
- a CDS encoding succinate dehydrogenase iron-sulfur subunit → MKFKIYRYNPDVDKAPYMQEYDLDIPKGSDMMVLDALERLKEEDQTIAIRRSCREGVCGSDGMNINGKNRLACVTHLSELKAPIVVRPLPGLPVIRDLVVDMTPFYKQYERVKPYLTPAGEAPAKERLQSPKEREKLDGLYECILCACCSTSCPSFWWNPDKFVGPAGLLQAYRFLADSREGHVDERLAGLEDQFSLFRCRGIMNCVDVCPKGLNPTKAIGHIRSMMLKRAV, encoded by the coding sequence ATGAAATTTAAAATTTATCGCTATAACCCGGATGTGGATAAAGCGCCTTATATGCAAGAGTATGATCTGGATATTCCAAAAGGTTCTGACATGATGGTGCTTGATGCACTTGAGCGTTTAAAGGAAGAAGACCAAACGATTGCAATTCGTCGCTCATGCCGTGAAGGGGTGTGTGGCTCTGATGGTATGAATATTAACGGTAAAAATCGTTTGGCTTGTGTGACGCATTTGTCTGAACTAAAAGCCCCTATCGTTGTTAGACCCTTACCGGGTCTGCCGGTGATTCGTGATCTAGTGGTTGATATGACACCGTTCTATAAACAATATGAGCGGGTTAAACCCTATTTAACGCCAGCAGGTGAAGCACCGGCGAAAGAGCGTTTACAGTCCCCTAAAGAGCGTGAAAAATTAGATGGCCTGTATGAATGCATCTTATGTGCATGCTGCTCAACATCGTGCCCATCATTTTGGTGGAATCCTGATAAATTTGTGGGTCCTGCTGGTTTATTGCAGGCTTATCGCTTTTTAGCTGATAGTCGTGAAGGTCATGTTGATGAGCGTTTGGCAGGACTAGAAGATCAGTTTAGTTTATTCCGTTGTCGCGGCATTATGAATTGCGTGGATGTGTGTCCGAAAGGCTTAAATCCAACGAAAGCGATTGGTCATATTCGTTCGATGATGCTAAAAAGAGCGGTATAA
- the sdhD gene encoding succinate dehydrogenase, hydrophobic membrane anchor protein, translated as MVSTITGLAKSGLKDWFIQRVSAVILAVYVLFLVGFFLVHPQVDFAAWKALFSNSCMRIFTLLALFSLAAHAWIGLWTVFTDYIKCGVLRGLLQVIVILAIFVYVVWAIQIIWGA; from the coding sequence ATGGTGAGTACAATTACAGGGCTTGCAAAAAGCGGTTTAAAAGATTGGTTTATTCAACGGGTTTCTGCCGTTATTTTGGCGGTTTATGTGTTATTTCTCGTCGGTTTTTTTCTGGTTCACCCGCAGGTGGACTTTGCTGCGTGGAAAGCACTATTTTCTAATAGCTGTATGCGTATTTTTACATTGCTTGCTTTGTTTAGCTTAGCAGCGCACGCATGGATTGGTCTGTGGACGGTCTTTACTGATTATATTAAGTGTGGCGTATTGCGAGGCTTACTACAAGTTATCGTTATTTTGGCGATTTTCGTTTACGTCGTTTGGGCTATTCAAATTATCTGGGGTGCATAA
- the sdhC gene encoding succinate dehydrogenase, cytochrome b556 subunit, which translates to MSDKRPVNLDITTIRMPITAISSILHRISGILVFILMALLLWGLEQSLSSEAGFRSVVQVFASGWMKFGVWVFLSALLYHLVAGVRHLLMDIGIGETKQGGRAGAVLVLVVSIVLIIALGYWLW; encoded by the coding sequence ATGAGTGATAAGCGACCTGTGAATCTTGATATTACCACGATTCGCATGCCTATTACCGCGATTTCATCTATTTTACATCGAATCTCTGGGATTCTTGTTTTTATTCTTATGGCATTATTGCTGTGGGGGTTAGAGCAGTCATTATCATCAGAGGCTGGGTTCCGTTCTGTTGTGCAAGTATTCGCATCAGGTTGGATGAAGTTTGGGGTGTGGGTGTTTTTGTCTGCATTGCTATACCATCTTGTCGCAGGGGTGCGTCACTTATTGATGGATATAGGGATTGGTGAAACGAAGCAAGGCGGACGGGCAGGAGCCGTGCTTGTTCTTGTAGTTTCCATAGTGTTAATTATTGCATTGGGGTATTGGCTATGGTGA
- the sdhA gene encoding succinate dehydrogenase flavoprotein subunit — protein sequence MTIATYDFDAVVVGAGGAGLRAAYELGQAGLNIAVVTKVFPTRSHTVSAQGGMAAALGNVHQDDWRWHMYDTVKGSDYIGDQDSIEYMCEMAPQAMYELDHMGMPFSRLDNGRIYQRAFGGQTMNYGEKIAQRTCAAADRTGHALLHTLYQQNVRVNTNFYNEWYAVDLVKAQNGSISGVIAVCIESGETAFFRSKTTILATGGAGRIYESTTNAFINTGDGVGMALRANVPVQDMEFWQFHPTGIAGAGVLVTEGCRGEGGFLINKNGERFMERYAPNAKDLASRDVVSRAIALELREGNGYAPDGVDHVKLDLTHLGEDIINKRLPGIRELSMTFAHVDPIKAPIPVVPTCHYMMGGVPTNVHGQAITQDAQGQDHIIPGLYAIGECACVSVHGANRLGSNSLLDLVVFGRASGKHIAENINDFALEDVSESDLEQALSRMNRWNETKSGESFQVIRHEMKRVMQQDFGVFRQDKPLKEGLKKLEELSERLKTAKMDDHSQTFNTTRIEALELDNLMNTALATAHSAVVRTESRGAHSREDYPERDDENWLKHTVYFAEDHKISYREVNRKPKKVDAFPPKPRVY from the coding sequence ATGACAATTGCAACATATGATTTCGACGCCGTTGTTGTGGGTGCCGGAGGAGCTGGATTACGTGCAGCTTATGAGTTAGGACAAGCGGGCTTAAACATCGCGGTCGTAACAAAAGTCTTTCCAACACGTTCACATACGGTATCTGCTCAAGGTGGTATGGCAGCAGCATTAGGCAATGTCCATCAAGATGATTGGCGTTGGCACATGTACGATACGGTTAAAGGGTCGGATTATATCGGTGATCAGGATTCTATCGAATATATGTGTGAGATGGCGCCACAAGCCATGTATGAGCTCGATCACATGGGGATGCCGTTTTCACGTTTAGATAATGGTCGTATTTATCAGCGTGCTTTCGGTGGTCAAACCATGAATTATGGTGAAAAGATTGCTCAGCGCACTTGTGCTGCGGCAGACCGCACCGGCCATGCCTTATTACATACTCTGTATCAGCAAAATGTGCGGGTAAATACCAATTTTTATAATGAGTGGTATGCCGTTGATTTAGTCAAAGCGCAAAATGGCTCGATTTCAGGCGTGATTGCTGTTTGTATTGAAAGCGGTGAAACAGCGTTCTTCCGCTCGAAAACAACGATTCTTGCCACCGGTGGTGCAGGACGTATTTACGAATCAACAACCAATGCCTTTATTAATACCGGTGATGGTGTGGGCATGGCTTTACGTGCTAATGTCCCCGTGCAAGACATGGAGTTTTGGCAGTTTCACCCAACCGGCATTGCCGGTGCGGGCGTACTCGTGACTGAAGGGTGCCGTGGTGAAGGTGGCTTTTTGATTAATAAAAATGGTGAGCGCTTTATGGAGCGTTATGCACCGAATGCCAAAGATTTAGCCTCGCGTGATGTTGTGTCTCGTGCGATTGCTTTAGAGTTGCGTGAAGGCAATGGTTATGCACCAGATGGTGTCGATCATGTAAAATTGGACCTGACGCACTTGGGTGAAGATATCATTAATAAACGCTTGCCGGGGATTCGCGAATTATCGATGACCTTCGCTCATGTTGACCCGATTAAAGCCCCGATTCCTGTGGTACCGACCTGTCACTATATGATGGGTGGGGTGCCGACGAATGTTCATGGTCAGGCAATTACTCAAGATGCTCAAGGTCAAGATCACATTATTCCGGGTCTCTATGCGATTGGTGAGTGTGCTTGTGTTTCTGTGCATGGTGCGAATCGTCTTGGTTCTAATTCATTATTAGACTTAGTTGTCTTTGGTCGCGCATCGGGTAAGCACATTGCTGAAAATATCAATGATTTTGCCTTGGAAGATGTCAGTGAGAGTGACTTAGAGCAAGCTTTATCACGTATGAATCGTTGGAATGAAACTAAATCAGGTGAGAGTTTCCAAGTGATTCGCCATGAGATGAAGCGGGTGATGCAGCAAGACTTTGGTGTATTCCGTCAAGACAAGCCATTAAAAGAAGGCTTGAAAAAACTAGAAGAGTTAAGCGAGCGCTTAAAAACGGCGAAAATGGATGATCATAGTCAGACCTTTAACACGACGCGTATTGAAGCGCTTGAGTTAGATAACCTGATGAATACAGCATTGGCTACCGCACACTCAGCGGTTGTTCGTACCGAAAGCCGTGGCGCGCACAGCCGTGAAGACTATCCAGAGCGTGATGATGAAAACTGGTTAAAGCACACGGTTTATTTTGCTGAGGACCACAAAATTAGTTATCGCGAAGTGAATCGTAAACCGAAAAAAGTGGATGCTTTTCCACCGAAACCACGTGTCTACTAA
- a CDS encoding citrate synthase, with protein MTQSAKLTLNGDDVEFPVRSGTLGQDVIDIAALGKTGHFTYDPGFTATASCDSKICFIDGGKGQLLYRGYTIEDLADKSNFVETIYLLLNGELPNQTQLNEFKGQLAEHQNVPGVIENVFKGFNKKAHPMAMLGAAVSAQSAYYHDQSRINDKDYQYEAALNLTAQIPALSAMCYRHNEGLPFIASRNDLSYAENFLNMMFGSAENGGKVNPIFADAMDKIFILHAEHEQNASTSTVRNVGSTGANPYASIGAGVAALWGPAHGGANEAVVNMLLEIGDESHIDDYVARAKDKNDPFRLMGFGHRVYKNFDPRAHVLRDACASVLAELGDSDNQLLKIAQKLESIALEDSYFVERKLYPNVDFYSGIILRALGIPTTMFTVLFALARTSGWVSHWIELANADNFRITRPRQLYLGYDQRPFKNMDQR; from the coding sequence ATGACTCAATCAGCCAAATTAACACTCAACGGCGACGACGTTGAATTTCCAGTCCGTAGCGGCACACTCGGCCAAGATGTTATTGATATCGCAGCACTAGGAAAAACAGGCCACTTTACTTATGACCCTGGCTTTACGGCCACCGCATCTTGCGACTCTAAAATTTGCTTTATCGATGGCGGCAAAGGTCAATTACTCTATCGCGGCTATACCATTGAAGATCTCGCAGATAAATCAAACTTTGTTGAAACTATTTACTTACTGCTTAATGGTGAACTGCCTAATCAAACACAACTCAACGAATTCAAAGGCCAGCTTGCCGAACATCAAAATGTTCCTGGCGTTATTGAAAATGTATTTAAAGGCTTCAATAAAAAGGCTCACCCGATGGCCATGTTGGGTGCTGCGGTCAGCGCGCAATCCGCTTACTACCATGATCAATCACGCATCAATGACAAAGATTACCAATATGAAGCCGCGCTCAATTTAACCGCTCAAATTCCTGCTCTTTCTGCAATGTGCTATCGCCACAATGAAGGTCTGCCCTTTATTGCATCACGTAATGACTTAAGTTATGCAGAAAACTTTTTAAACATGATGTTTGGCTCAGCTGAAAATGGTGGCAAAGTTAACCCAATTTTCGCTGATGCGATGGACAAAATCTTTATTCTTCATGCAGAACACGAGCAAAATGCATCGACATCAACCGTCCGTAACGTCGGTTCTACCGGTGCAAACCCTTATGCTTCTATCGGCGCAGGCGTTGCCGCACTTTGGGGGCCGGCTCATGGAGGTGCCAATGAAGCGGTTGTCAACATGTTGCTCGAGATTGGCGATGAATCACATATTGATGATTATGTGGCTCGCGCTAAAGACAAAAATGACCCTTTCCGCTTAATGGGCTTTGGTCATCGTGTTTATAAAAACTTCGACCCTCGTGCTCATGTGCTCCGTGATGCTTGTGCTTCTGTGCTTGCAGAGCTTGGCGATAGTGATAATCAGCTCCTTAAAATTGCTCAAAAACTTGAGTCTATCGCCCTAGAAGACAGCTACTTTGTCGAGCGCAAACTCTACCCCAATGTAGACTTCTATTCAGGTATTATTTTGCGTGCGCTTGGCATTCCAACAACCATGTTTACCGTATTATTTGCCTTAGCGCGTACCAGCGGCTGGGTATCTCACTGGATTGAGCTTGCCAATGCAGATAACTTCCGCATTACTCGCCCACGTCAGCTTTACCTAGGCTACGATCAACGCCCATTTAAAAATATGGACCAGCGTTAA
- a CDS encoding 2-oxoglutarate dehydrogenase E1 component — MRESLLKELEDTAFLDAGSSSYVEDLYEQYIEDPDSVDEKWQNYFAKLKQESQNPEIPHSEVRAAFQSLAQQAPVGEASSGSSALARVKGLISSYRYLGHFEADLDPLKRPRNHKMAELTPEYHGLTAADLEESFQIDGLTHQPLKLKEIIDIMRKTYCGHVASEYMYIVDQQEREWVQKRLEAIHATPSFNREEKHRILERLTAAEGLEKYLGLKYVGQKRFSLEGGESLIPMLDEMIQRAGGKSVREVILGMAHRGRLNALINLLGKSPEQLFGEFEQSIAVDGTGDVKYHKGFSSDVETSGGPVHLALAFNPSHLEIVSPVAAGSVRARQTRRGDVQRNQVLSIQVHGDAAFAGQGVVMETFAMSHTRGYNIGGTVHIVINNQVGFTTDPRCSRSGEYCTDIAKMSSAPVFHVNGDDPEAVVFVTQLALDYRLTFNKDVVIDMVCYRRHGHNESDEPSATQPLMYKVIRKQTTTRKMYADTLINSGEFERADIDQVNKAYRAALEAGEVVAPGVLDGVNLRDHAADWGPYIGNDWDTPYDNCLPREKLKELAERMEVLPEGFKLQPQVKKTLDKRAHMTRGEEAIDWGYAENLAYATLLAEGFDVRLAGQDCGRGTFSHRHAELHNQENDAIYYPLEHVANQQGKFIVIDSLLSEEAVLAYEYGHATAEPLSMTIWEAQFGDFANGAQVVFDQFISSGEQKWNRLCGLTVLLPHGFEGQGPEHSSARLERFLQLSAQHNIQVCVPTTPGQIYHLIRRQMVRKCRKPLIVMTPKSLLRSPLAVSSLDDLAKGHYHNIIPEIDSLDAKKVNRVVLCSGKVYYDLLSKRRNSDQKDVAIIRIEQLYPFPEVELKKILEPYAHVKDFIWCQEEPRNQGAWYQSQHHIRTVIGEGCKLHYAGRPPMAAPAEGYPKVHAIEQERLVCDALNLVKV; from the coding sequence ATGCGAGAATCTTTACTTAAAGAGTTAGAAGACACTGCGTTTTTAGATGCGGGGAGTAGCTCTTATGTCGAGGACCTTTATGAACAGTATATTGAAGATCCAGACAGTGTTGATGAAAAGTGGCAAAATTACTTTGCCAAATTAAAGCAAGAAAGTCAAAACCCGGAAATTCCCCACTCTGAGGTGCGTGCTGCATTTCAATCTTTAGCGCAACAAGCTCCTGTTGGTGAGGCATCATCAGGCTCATCTGCCTTGGCGCGTGTTAAAGGCTTGATCAGTAGCTACCGCTATTTGGGACATTTTGAAGCGGATCTTGATCCACTGAAGCGTCCACGTAACCATAAAATGGCCGAGCTTACTCCAGAGTACCATGGTTTAACTGCCGCGGATCTTGAAGAGTCGTTTCAAATTGATGGCTTAACCCACCAGCCATTAAAGCTTAAAGAAATTATCGATATTATGCGTAAAACTTACTGCGGCCATGTTGCTAGCGAGTACATGTATATCGTCGATCAGCAAGAGCGTGAGTGGGTGCAAAAGCGCCTAGAAGCAATCCATGCAACACCGAGCTTTAATCGTGAAGAAAAGCACCGCATTCTAGAGCGCCTAACCGCAGCCGAAGGCTTGGAAAAGTATCTAGGTTTAAAGTATGTTGGTCAAAAGCGCTTCTCTCTGGAAGGGGGTGAAAGCTTAATTCCAATGCTCGATGAAATGATCCAACGTGCTGGCGGTAAAAGTGTGCGTGAAGTCATTTTGGGCATGGCGCACCGCGGACGTTTAAATGCGCTAATTAATTTATTGGGTAAATCGCCTGAGCAGTTATTTGGTGAGTTTGAGCAAAGTATTGCTGTTGATGGTACCGGTGACGTTAAATACCATAAGGGTTTTTCTTCTGATGTAGAAACATCGGGAGGGCCTGTTCACTTAGCTTTAGCTTTTAATCCATCACATTTAGAAATTGTTTCGCCAGTGGCAGCAGGCTCTGTGCGCGCACGGCAAACACGTCGCGGTGATGTACAACGCAATCAAGTACTCTCTATTCAGGTGCATGGTGATGCGGCATTTGCTGGGCAAGGTGTGGTGATGGAAACCTTTGCGATGTCACACACACGGGGTTATAACATTGGCGGAACAGTTCACATTGTTATTAATAACCAGGTGGGCTTTACCACGGATCCGCGTTGTTCACGTTCGGGTGAATACTGTACTGATATTGCGAAGATGTCGTCAGCCCCAGTATTTCATGTCAATGGTGATGATCCAGAGGCTGTTGTCTTTGTGACTCAGCTCGCGTTGGATTATCGTCTGACCTTTAATAAAGATGTTGTCATCGATATGGTGTGCTATCGCCGTCATGGTCATAATGAATCTGATGAGCCGTCTGCAACTCAGCCTTTAATGTATAAAGTGATTCGCAAGCAAACGACGACACGTAAAATGTATGCCGATACTTTAATTAATTCGGGTGAATTCGAACGTGCTGATATTGATCAGGTCAATAAAGCCTACCGTGCCGCACTAGAGGCGGGAGAAGTTGTCGCGCCAGGTGTGCTTGATGGCGTAAATTTGCGTGATCATGCGGCAGATTGGGGGCCTTATATCGGCAATGATTGGGACACGCCTTATGATAATTGTTTGCCGAGGGAAAAACTAAAAGAGCTGGCCGAGCGGATGGAAGTATTACCTGAAGGGTTTAAATTACAGCCCCAGGTGAAGAAAACACTCGACAAGCGTGCACACATGACCCGGGGCGAAGAAGCCATCGATTGGGGTTATGCAGAAAACTTAGCCTATGCAACCTTGCTTGCAGAAGGTTTTGATGTGCGCCTGGCCGGTCAAGACTGTGGTCGCGGTACCTTCTCACATCGCCATGCCGAGCTACATAATCAAGAAAACGATGCGATTTACTATCCGTTAGAGCATGTTGCTAATCAACAGGGTAAATTCATTGTTATTGACTCTTTATTGTCTGAAGAAGCAGTACTGGCTTATGAGTACGGCCATGCCACCGCAGAGCCTCTCAGCATGACAATCTGGGAAGCGCAGTTCGGTGATTTTGCTAACGGTGCTCAAGTCGTTTTTGATCAGTTTATCAGCTCCGGTGAGCAAAAGTGGAATAGGCTGTGCGGATTAACAGTGTTATTGCCGCATGGTTTTGAAGGGCAAGGTCCAGAGCACTCTTCAGCACGCTTAGAGCGCTTTTTACAGCTTTCTGCTCAGCATAATATTCAAGTGTGTGTGCCGACAACCCCAGGGCAAATTTATCACTTAATTCGCCGTCAGATGGTGCGTAAGTGTCGTAAACCGCTGATTGTCATGACACCAAAGAGCTTATTGCGCTCACCCTTGGCAGTCTCTTCTTTAGATGACTTAGCCAAAGGGCACTATCATAATATTATTCCAGAAATAGATAGTCTTGATGCGAAGAAAGTCAATCGAGTGGTACTTTGCAGTGGTAAAGTTTATTATGACTTATTGTCCAAGCGCCGTAATAGCGATCAAAAAGATGTTGCTATTATTCGTATCGAGCAACTGTACCCATTTCCTGAAGTTGAATTGAAAAAAATACTTGAGCCTTATGCCCATGTAAAAGACTTTATTTGGTGTCAGGAAGAGCCAAGAAACCAGGGAGCTTGGTATCAAAGCCAACACCATATTCGCACCGTGATAGGTGAAGGTTGTAAATTACATTATGCTGGACGCCCACCGATGGCTGCCCCTGCTGAAGGGTATCCTAAAGTCCATGCAATAGAACAAGAACGCTTGGTGTGTGATGCACTGAATTTGGTAAAAGTTTGA
- the sucB gene encoding dihydrolipoyllysine-residue succinyltransferase, which produces MSSVEIKTPVFPESVTDGTIVAWHKQPGEAVEQEETIVEIETDKVVLEVPAPADGVLEVIAANEGDTVVAEQLLGTIKEGAVAKEAPAVAEKPAEAASTPAAAKPAAKAAEPSAAAKAPEIEGHLSPSLRRKVGEGVDVSSILGVAPEAAGRLEKRVPMSRLRARVAERLLEAQHNNAILTTFNEVNMKPVMDLRKQYKDKFEKDHDARLGFMSFFLKACVVALKEFPEVNASVDGTDILYHNYYDIGVAISSPRGLVVPVVRDVDQLSYAGVESSILNYAYQARDGKLAMEDMLGGTFTVTNGGTFGSMMSTPIINPPQSAILGMHNIVERAVVEKGEIVIRPMMYIALSYDHRIIDGASSVRFLVRVKEMLEDPARMLLNV; this is translated from the coding sequence ATGTCTTCTGTTGAAATAAAAACACCCGTTTTTCCAGAGTCTGTGACTGATGGTACGATCGTCGCTTGGCATAAGCAGCCAGGTGAAGCGGTTGAGCAGGAAGAAACCATTGTTGAAATTGAAACGGATAAAGTTGTCCTTGAGGTGCCTGCACCGGCAGATGGCGTATTAGAAGTCATTGCTGCGAATGAAGGAGATACTGTTGTTGCCGAGCAGCTTCTTGGTACGATTAAAGAAGGTGCTGTGGCTAAAGAAGCCCCTGCAGTTGCAGAGAAACCTGCTGAAGCTGCATCAACACCTGCTGCTGCAAAACCCGCAGCCAAAGCGGCTGAACCGTCTGCGGCGGCGAAAGCGCCAGAAATTGAAGGGCACTTAAGTCCATCATTGCGCCGCAAAGTCGGTGAAGGCGTTGATGTTTCTAGCATCTTAGGTGTCGCTCCAGAGGCAGCTGGGCGTTTAGAAAAGCGTGTGCCAATGTCACGTTTACGTGCGCGTGTTGCCGAGCGCCTGCTTGAAGCTCAGCATAATAACGCGATATTAACCACGTTTAACGAAGTAAACATGAAACCCGTTATGGATCTTCGTAAGCAATACAAAGATAAATTTGAAAAAGATCATGATGCGCGTTTAGGCTTTATGTCCTTTTTCTTGAAAGCTTGTGTGGTGGCTTTAAAAGAGTTCCCAGAGGTGAATGCCTCTGTTGATGGTACTGATATCTTATATCACAACTATTATGATATTGGCGTTGCCATTTCATCGCCACGTGGTCTAGTGGTGCCTGTGGTTCGTGATGTTGATCAGCTTAGCTATGCAGGAGTTGAATCTTCTATTCTTAATTACGCCTACCAAGCACGCGATGGCAAGCTGGCAATGGAAGATATGCTGGGTGGGACCTTCACGGTGACTAACGGTGGAACTTTTGGTTCGATGATGTCGACGCCTATTATTAACCCACCGCAAAGCGCGATTTTAGGCATGCACAACATTGTTGAGCGTGCTGTGGTTGAAAAAGGTGAAATTGTCATTCGTCCGATGATGTATATCGCCCTTTCTTATGACCATCGGATTATCGATGGTGCAAGTTCTGTACGTTTCTTAGTGCGAGTCAAAGAAATGCTGGAAGACCCAGCACGTATGTTGTTGAACGTATAA